A single genomic interval of Juglans regia cultivar Chandler chromosome 1, Walnut 2.0, whole genome shotgun sequence harbors:
- the LOC109001288 gene encoding N-alpha-acetyltransferase MAK3, with amino-acid sequence MDTKNEEEETRKVEFEPVEIEYVSYGGEHHLPLIMSLVDQELSEPYSIFTYRYFVYLWPQLSFLAFHQGKCVGTVVCKMGQHRNTFRGYIAMLVVIKPYRSRGIATELVTRSIKVMMESGCEEVTLEAEVTNKGALALYGRLGFIRAKRLFHYYLNGVDAFRLKLLFPSPELFSSLPMITNNEDSHRHTDHMPPEECCELH; translated from the exons ATGGATACGAagaacgaagaagaagaaactagGAAAGTAGAGTTCGAGCCAGTGGAGATAGAGTACGTGAGCTACGGGGGTGAACATCACCTACCCCTGATCATGTCTCTTGTCGACCAAGAACTCAGCGAGCCCTACTCCATCTTCACCTACCGTTACTTCGTCTATCTCTGGCCCCAACTTTCTTTCCTG GCTTTTCACCAAGGCAAGTGTGTGGGGACGGTGGTTTGTAAGATGGGTCAGCATCGAAATACGTTCAGAGGATATATTGCTATGCTAGTTGTCATCAAGCCTTATAGAAGCAGAGGCATTG CTACGGAACTTGTTACCAGATCTATCAAAGTGATGATGGAATCGGGTTGTGAAGAG gtAACATTGGAAGCAGAAGTTACAAATAAAGGAGCTCTAGCACTGTATGGCCGTCTAGGGTTTATAAGGGCAAAGCGACTCTTTCATTACTACTTGAACGGTGTTGATGCTTTTCGGCTGAAGCTGTTATTCCCTTCTCCAGAGTTATTCTCCTCCCTGCCAATGATTACAAACAATGAGGACAGCCACCGGCATACTGATCACATGCCACCTGAAGAATGTTGTGAGCTGCATTGA